A portion of the Bufo gargarizans isolate SCDJY-AF-19 chromosome 7, ASM1485885v1, whole genome shotgun sequence genome contains these proteins:
- the CIDEC gene encoding cell death activator CIDE-3 isoform X2, with product MADRSEEIILTKMDYAMKSLSLLSPKSLSKCVSVSATMTQQFLSRPVSKPRPFRVCNCDRSVRKGIVADSLEDLLNKTQDALLLDDAITLVLDEDGTGVDTEDFFQSLDSGSVFVALVKGQTWKPSHNSGYHISLTNKPQRKIDVARISFDLYKNNPQDFIGCLNVKATLYGNYTVSYDLQCYSAKWIMKEALRWTLFTMQTTGHVLLGTSCYMQQLLEPNNKTLPQEEKPSAALRDFIPFYPRRMLL from the exons ATGGCCGATCG ATCGGAGGAAATTATCCTGACAAAGATGGACTACGCCATGAAGTCGCTGAGTCTTCTCTCTCCCAAGTCTCTCTCCAA GTGCGTCTCCGTCAGCGCCACAATGACTCAACAGTTTCTTTCCCGGCCGGTGTCCAAACCACGACCCTTCAGAGTTTGCAACTGTGACCGAAGTGTCCGAAAGGGCATCGTGGCTGACAGTCTGGAAGATCTGCTTAACAAG ACCCAGGATGCCCTGCTCTTGGATGACGCCATCACACTGGTTCTGGATGAAGATGGCACCGGTGTGGACACTGAAGACTTTTTCCAGTCTCTGGACAGCGGATCGGTATTCGTGGCTCTTGTGAAAGGACAAACATGGAAACCATCTCAT AATTCTGGCTACCATATTTCGCTGACCAACAAGCCTCAGCGGAAGATCGACGTGGCGCGTATCAGCTTCGACCTGTATAAGAATAATCCCCAGGATTTCATTGGGTGTCTGAATGTCAAGGCCACCCTGTACGGGAACTACACCGTGTCCTATGACCTGCAGTGCTACAGCGCCAAATGGATCATGAA GGAGGCGCTACGCTGGACGCTGTTTACTATGCAGACCACCGGGCACGTTCTTCTGGGCACCTCGTGTTATATGCAGCAGCTTCTGGAGCCCAACAATAAGACTCTACCACAAGAGGAAAAACCATCAGCGGCTCTCAGAGACTTCATCCCCTTCTACCCGCGCAGGATGCTCCTGTAG
- the CIDEC gene encoding cell death activator CIDE-3 isoform X1 has protein sequence MDYAMKSLSLLSPKSLSKCVSVSATMTQQFLSRPVSKPRPFRVCNCDRSVRKGIVADSLEDLLNKTQDALLLDDAITLVLDEDGTGVDTEDFFQSLDSGSVFVALVKGQTWKPSHNSGYHISLTNKPQRKIDVARISFDLYKNNPQDFIGCLNVKATLYGNYTVSYDLQCYSAKWIMKEALRWTLFTMQTTGHVLLGTSCYMQQLLEPNNKTLPQEEKPSAALRDFIPFYPRRMLL, from the exons ATGGACTACGCCATGAAGTCGCTGAGTCTTCTCTCTCCCAAGTCTCTCTCCAA GTGCGTCTCCGTCAGCGCCACAATGACTCAACAGTTTCTTTCCCGGCCGGTGTCCAAACCACGACCCTTCAGAGTTTGCAACTGTGACCGAAGTGTCCGAAAGGGCATCGTGGCTGACAGTCTGGAAGATCTGCTTAACAAG ACCCAGGATGCCCTGCTCTTGGATGACGCCATCACACTGGTTCTGGATGAAGATGGCACCGGTGTGGACACTGAAGACTTTTTCCAGTCTCTGGACAGCGGATCGGTATTCGTGGCTCTTGTGAAAGGACAAACATGGAAACCATCTCAT AATTCTGGCTACCATATTTCGCTGACCAACAAGCCTCAGCGGAAGATCGACGTGGCGCGTATCAGCTTCGACCTGTATAAGAATAATCCCCAGGATTTCATTGGGTGTCTGAATGTCAAGGCCACCCTGTACGGGAACTACACCGTGTCCTATGACCTGCAGTGCTACAGCGCCAAATGGATCATGAA GGAGGCGCTACGCTGGACGCTGTTTACTATGCAGACCACCGGGCACGTTCTTCTGGGCACCTCGTGTTATATGCAGCAGCTTCTGGAGCCCAACAATAAGACTCTACCACAAGAGGAAAAACCATCAGCGGCTCTCAGAGACTTCATCCCCTTCTACCCGCGCAGGATGCTCCTGTAG